TGGATAATTTACTGTATCAAATCCCAAACATTCCAAACACACTCGTTCCAGAAGGAAAAGGGGAAGAGGATAATGAAGAAGTTTTTAGCGAAGGTGAAATTCCAAAATTACATGATAAAGCATTACCACACTGGGAATTGGCAAAAAAATATGACATTATTGACTTTGAGCTAGGTAATAAAATTACCGGAGCTGGTTTCCCTGTATATAAAGGAAAAGGAGCTAAATTACAACGTGCCTTAATTAATTATTTTTTAGATAAAAATACTGATGCAGGTTATCAAGAAGTTCAAGTACCTTTAATGGTAAATGAGGCATCTGGTTTTGGCACTGGACAACTTCCTGACAAGGAGGGACAAATGTATCATGTAACTGGAGATAATTTGTATTTAATTCCTACTGCAGAAGTCCCTGTTACCAATATGTACAGAGATGTTTTACTAAAAGAAAGTGATTTTCCTATTCTTCATACAGGATATACACCTTGTTTTAGACGCGAAGCAGGTTCGTATGGAGCTCATGTAAGAGGTTTAAACAGATTACATCAATTTGACAAAGTTGAAATAGTAAGAATTGAGCATCCCAATAATTCTTATGATGCCCTTGACGGGATGGTTAATCACGTTAAAGAAATTTTACAAGAGCTAAAGTTACCTTATCGTATTTTAAGATTATGTGGTGCAGATATAGGATTTACGTCTGCCCTAACCTATGATTTTGAAGTATTTTCAACAGCTCAAGATCGATGGCTAGAGATCAGTTCTGTTTCAAATTTTGAAACATTTCAAGCAAATCGTTTAAAATTACGTTTTAAAAATGAAGATGGAAAAAGTGAATTGGCACATACGCTAAACGGAAGTTCATTAGCCTTACCAAGAGTTTTAGCTGGAATTTTAGAAAATTATCAAACCGAAAATGGAATTGAAATTCCAGAAGTTTTACAAAAATATACAGGTTTCAACACTATAGACTAAAATATTAACGCTAAATACCATGCTGTTTTCTAATTAATAAGCAGACCGTCTTGCCAATTCGAATCTAAATTCGAATCTACAAGACGGTCTATTTTGTATTTTAATTAGTGGTCAATAGCCTCTAAAGAGCAAGATTATGATTTCATCGCACAAAATAATATCACACACTGCTACATAGAAAAATTCTTCTTAAAGAAAATTAGAACTTTCAATGCCTAATTAGCGACAATAGCCACCATTAATCTTTTATAACGATTTATTTCAAGTAACGCTTTAAAATAGTCATTGATT
The nucleotide sequence above comes from Aureibaculum algae. Encoded proteins:
- the serS gene encoding serine--tRNA ligase yields the protein MLQVAFIRENKDHVLKGLAKRNFTDASKKIEEVLTTDENRKTIQTELENILAESNKLSKEIGILFKSGEQQKATLLKEKTGQLKERSKQLSEQLATAQNDLDNLLYQIPNIPNTLVPEGKGEEDNEEVFSEGEIPKLHDKALPHWELAKKYDIIDFELGNKITGAGFPVYKGKGAKLQRALINYFLDKNTDAGYQEVQVPLMVNEASGFGTGQLPDKEGQMYHVTGDNLYLIPTAEVPVTNMYRDVLLKESDFPILHTGYTPCFRREAGSYGAHVRGLNRLHQFDKVEIVRIEHPNNSYDALDGMVNHVKEILQELKLPYRILRLCGADIGFTSALTYDFEVFSTAQDRWLEISSVSNFETFQANRLKLRFKNEDGKSELAHTLNGSSLALPRVLAGILENYQTENGIEIPEVLQKYTGFNTID